The genomic segment CGCCTGGCCGGTTTCGTCGAGCACCTGGGAATCGGGGAGCTGGCGGAGCTGGCCCGGGGGACCGGCGGACCGGCGGCGGTGCTCCTGGACGACTGGCTGGAACCCGCGCCGCGCCTTGAGGACCTGCCGGCATTCGTGATTCCCGCGCCCGGGCCGGGATTCGCCGTCGGGACGGACCCCGGCGACGCGCCCGCCGAAGACCGTCTCCGCCCCCTGTTCGAACTCCTGCGCGGTCATCTCCTCGGAGGGTAGATGAACGAATTCTGCCTCCAGCTCATCTTCCTGATCATCATCATCAACCCGGTGAGCCAGATGATGCTGATCCTGTCCATCGCCCGGGAGCACCCGGACCGGGACGTGTCGCGTCTCATCTACCTCGGGAACCTGTGGGCTTTTTTAATCACGGCGCTCATCGCCGGGACGGGGAGCTTCCTGTTCAAGGTGGTCTTCCGGGTGGACGTGGCCACGCTGCGGCTGGCCGGGGGGCTGGTGCTGGCGGGAATAGGCTACACGCGCCTGAGCCGGGGGGTC from the bacterium genome contains:
- a CDS encoding MarC family protein, translating into MNEFCLQLIFLIIIINPVSQMMLILSIAREHPDRDVSRLIYLGNLWAFLITALIAGTGSFLFKVVFRVDVATLRLAGGLVLAGIGYTRLSRGVTFHLRRNQDLGELKVVPFAVPLIVGPATFAQAVTIAAHSGELFALGAVAAAIALNVGLMRLTLLLQKVINQNVVSV